The genome window ATTTGAAAACGGAAGGATGGGAAAGAATCATCCCATAAGCGTAGCAACCTCCCGAAAAATAAATCACTTCAAAAATATCTTCAACGCTTTTAAACTCGGAGGGTTTGGCATAGTCTAGACAGAAATTGGATGTGTCGTCTTGAGTGCAGTCTTTGAGGAGAGAGTCTACATATTCATTGGCTAGACGATTGGCTTCTTTTTGATCTGCATTGGGGTTGTTGAGATAGAGATAGGCTAGATAGAGTTTTGCATCTTGAGATTCTTTTTCTTTGGAATTTAGGGATTGTAAGAAAAGTTGTGTAGCCTTATTATCATTCACACCAATGAGGGCAAAGGCTTCATCAAACAAACTCTGCTCTTTTTGCTTTAGAGACTGTGGAGATGGGGCGGGGGTAAAAGGATTTTTTTCTCCCCAAGAGCTGAGGTCTTGCTTGAAAGCTTTTGCATTGTAAAACATTGCCTCTGTTTCGGTTTTGCTATTGAGTATCCAAGAGCTTAGAGGTTGATTGAAAGCTTCTGTATCTCTAAACATTGCATTCAAATCTTCCACATTGCTTACATTCCATTTCTCTAGAGGTTGGTTGAATGCTTGAGTTAAGGCAAACATCCCTACCATATTTTTGACATTGCTGACATTCCATTTTTCTAGGGGTTGGTTGAAACTCTCAGCGCCAAGGAACATTAGTCCCATATCTTCAACTCTGCTAACATCCCAATTCTCTATGGGTTGATTGAAGAGTGTTGCATTGACAAATAATCCCCTCATGCTTCTGACATTGCTTACATTCCAAGAACCTATCCCCTCAAAATCCTTTCTGTTTTTTGCTGAGTCATTGCACTCGCTCCATTGGGCTCTGCAAAACAGATAGCTCATATCCACAATCTTGCTAGTGTCGATAGTGTCTAGATTGATTGATTCATTTTTGAGCAATTCCAAAAGTTCTTTTTTGTCTTTGGGGAAGTATTGGTGTTCTGCAAATAATAATAAAGAGGAGAAAAAAGAGAGCAAGAAAAAATATCTTAATCGCATAGTAAATCCTTTGACCCAAAATTTGACCCAAAAAGAATAATTTTAACTCAAAGTTTTCTATCTATGGGGCTTATAAGGTTTGATGGGGTATTTTGCTTTGGCTTTTGTCATGAGCTTCTAAGAATGAAGAATATTAGAATGCATGAGACAATGAAGCAAAGCATAACTTGCATCGGCTACATTTGCATAGTCTTTGATTTTTGTGATTTGTTCTTTTGGTGTCATAGAAAATCCCTTGCTACCTTATCTACCTTTTCAAACTTCCCATTTCTAAGTTCAAAGGTATTAGATCCTCCAATTTGAATCAAAACATTATTAGTCAGTCTAAAACCTGCTCCCTCATCTCCAAAGAGTCCATATTGGGTACAGATATCTAAAATGTCTGTATAGATTGTGATAATGACTTTTTTCCCATCCCCACACTCATAAAAGCTTGTGGTTTTTAAAGAAAGCTTAAGCTTTTTATATGCTTCTTCCCCTACAAACTCTTTGATCTTCTCATAATAGGGTTCAAAGTATTCTCTATAAGGTCCAAAAGCTTGATTGTGATATGTGCACCCATTGGAGAGGGTTTGGGGGTATTTTTCTTCAAACCCTGCGTAAACTTGTTTATAAGCTTCTCTCCATGCCTCATCGTATTGCTTTTTCTTGAAATAATCTCCTTGTGGAGTAGTGGCCTCTTTGATATCTTCATCTGTGAATTTATATTTCTTTTTAACAATTTCGTTTGTCTTTTTTTCTGCAATTGGAAAGAGTTTGTCTTTTTC of Helicobacter kayseriensis contains these proteins:
- a CDS encoding BspA family leucine-rich repeat surface protein codes for the protein MRLRYFFLLSFFSSLLLFAEHQYFPKDKKELLELLKNESINLDTIDTSKIVDMSYLFCRAQWSECNDSAKNRKDFEGIGSWNVSNVRSMRGLFVNATLFNQPIENWDVSRVEDMGLMFLGAESFNQPLEKWNVSNVKNMVGMFALTQAFNQPLEKWNVSNVEDLNAMFRDTEAFNQPLSSWILNSKTETEAMFYNAKAFKQDLSSWGEKNPFTPAPSPQSLKQKEQSLFDEAFALIGVNDNKATQLFLQSLNSKEKESQDAKLYLAYLYLNNPNADQKEANRLANEYVDSLLKDCTQDDTSNFCLDYAKPSEFKSVEDIFEVIYFSGGCYAYGMILSHPSVFKYMGMYYGGGRDDFLGSFCGDVPPPYQIISISPILEAKNYSKILEFLEARPYSLRGSMRFGIGAEQRKNELIYSFFPKFDITSSSKWDYSATEDPDYRYFGWIKMIINQYPDLLEAYNKCIKDTQEYYINVLKIEKQTALEYGKRAVELLLLQELHYYTI